A genomic window from Pocillopora verrucosa isolate sample1 chromosome 7, ASM3666991v2, whole genome shotgun sequence includes:
- the LOC131792031 gene encoding transmembrane protein 145-like, translated as MRQSTFPCILLFLMLCCTSGKYLSGNIKNGQSWVFVSEFSFVDDQGKLEYKVEYSVTGECCPSLAYYSHDSYKTVSTNNDMDCQSKLSRAQGIVKFQSTPTNGSSNISGNYSSQCFHIIDKNLQKCSGILRVYSPDQWWFFALSHCNSSQGLDISYEFTFTNSDNWEEHLSGEEMHGVENLAVSFGSILVLFGIGLLFARRLLQVGKLHKAFKVFMASLSCEVIAQLLICIYYIPYVRGGIQIPYLTNAAELLHLTSQVTFILLLILLAHGWTMTKARISRDLAKFCSLLAFTYGCLFAYKQAFSDHLIAHFFLEGLADKGYQFLRIIAWVCFAFGLYLSFRNHSDKKIFYLYFGALCSVWFLFEPLSTLAFSFLLSGPSSMKIMRLFRSTWLDILGFGGILRLMLPSMVDVVFPHRVPVNEVDTVQVQDWNNFQRTEHLNYHF; from the coding sequence ATGCGACAATCTACCTTCCCATGCATTCTCTTGTTCTTGATGTTATGCTGTACATCTGGCAAATATTTATCTGGAAATATCAAAAATGGACAAAGTTGGGTGTTCGTCTCTGAATTTTCCTTCGTTGATGATCAAGGAAAGCTGGAATACAAAGTGGAATATTCTGTAACAGGAGAATGTTGTCCGAGTTTGGCGTATTATTCTCACGACTCGTATAAAACCGTTTCAACCAATAATGACATGGACTGCCAATCTAAGCTTTCTCGTGCTCAGGGAATTGTTAAATTTCAAAGTACACCGACGAACGGCAGTTCAAACATCTCAGGAAATTATTCATCACAATGCTTCCATATCATCGACAAAAATCTTCAGAAATGCTCGGGTATTCTTCGTGTTTATTCACCAGACCAATGGTGGTTCTTTGCACTAAGTCACTGTAATAGTTCACAGGGATTGGACATTTCTTATGAATTTACTTTTACAAACAGTGACAACTGGGAGGAACATTTATCAGGTGAAGAAATGCATGGCGTTGAGAATCTAGCAGTGTCATTTGGATCCATACTTGTTTTATTTGGGATTGGTTTACTCTTTGCACGAAGGCTTCTTCAAGTGGGCAAACTACACAAGGCCTTCAAAGTGTTCATGGCATCATTAAGCTGTGAAGTAATCGCTCAGCTTCTTATTTGTATATACTACATACCTTATGTCCGAGGTGGAATACAAATTCCCTATTTAACAAATGCTGCAGAGCTACTCCATCTTACAAGCCAAGTCACTTTTATTCTGCTACTAATTTTGTTGGCACATGGGTGGACGATGACCAAAGCCCGCATCAGCAGAGATCTTGCTAAGTTTTGTTCGCTGCTCGCCTTTACCTACGGATGTCTGTTCGCGTACAAACAGGCATTTTCCGACCATCTGATTGCCCATTTTTTTCTCGAAGGTCTTGCAGATAAAGGGTATCAATTTCTACGGATAATTGCTTGGGTTTGCTTTGCATTTGGGCTATATTTGTCCTTCCGAAATCATTCTGATaagaaaatattctacctttaTTTTGGAGCTCTCTGTTCCGTGTGGTTTTTGTTTGAACCATTATCTACCTTAGCATTCTCTTTCCTTCTCAGCGGGCCAAGTTCAATGAAAATAATGCGACTTTTTCGCTCAACTTGGCTTGATATACTGGGGTTTGGCGGAATTTTGCGTCTTATGCTACCAAGTATGGTTGATGTGGTTTTCCCTCATCGTGTTCCTGTAAACGAAGTTGATACTGTACAAGTTCAA